A single region of the Vanacampus margaritifer isolate UIUO_Vmar chromosome 13, RoL_Vmar_1.0, whole genome shotgun sequence genome encodes:
- the elovl1b gene encoding elongation of very long chain fatty acids protein 1b — protein MLQEMKEFGSHAMDIYDYLAAGIDPRLKNHFLMQSPIPMTAILLCYLFFVLYLGPRIMANRKPFQLKEAMIVYNFALVALSIYIVYEFLMSGWATTYTWRCDAIDVSNSPQALRMVEVAWLFWFSKIIELMDTIFFVLRKKSGQITFLHIFHHSFMPWTWWWGVGYAPGGMGSFHAMVNSCVHVIMYFYYFLAAAGPRFQKFLWWKKYMTAIQLTQFVLVSLHATQYYFMDSCDFQFPIIIHLVWMYGTFFFVLFSNFWVQAYVKGKRLPKQGNGAHANASSAPAVHANGKRHENGVKHGTANGTSNGSAHHENGSAPMGKMKKA, from the exons ATGCTGCAGGAGATGAAGGAGTTTGGCTCTCATGCCATGGATATCTATGACTACCTCGCCGCAGGAATTG ATCCTCGACTGAAGAATCATTTCCTGATGCAGAGCCCTATTCCCATGACTGCCATTTTGCTGTGCTACCTGTTCTTTGTACTGTACCTGGGCCCTCGCATCATGGCCAATCGGAAGCCCTTCCAGCTGAAGGAGGCCATGATCGTCTATAACTTTGCGCTCGTTGCGCTATCGATTTACATCGTCTATGAG TTCTTGATGTCTGGATGGGCCACGACGTATACTTGGCGATGCGACGCAATCGACGTGTCCAACAGCCCTCAAGCACTTAGA atGGTCGAGGTGGCCTGGCTGTTTTGGTTCTCCAAAATCATTGAGCTCATGGACACT atCTTCTTCGTGTTGAGAAAAAAGAGCGGCCAGATCACCTTCCTCCACATCTTCCACCACTCTTTCATGCCCTGGACCTGGTGGTGGGGAGTTGGCTACGCTCCCG GTGGGATGGGATCCTTCCACGCGATGGTGAATTCTTGCGTCCACGTCATCATGTACTTCTACTACTTCCTCGCTGCGGCCGGACCTCGCTTCCAGAAGTTCTTGTGGTGGAAGAAATACATGACAGCCATTCAGCTC ACCCAGTTCGTCCTGGTATCCCTCCACGCgactcagtattacttcatggACAGTTGCGACTTCCAGTTCCCCATCATCATCCATCTGGTGTGGATGTACGGCACCTTCTTCTTCGTGCTTTTCTCCAACTTCTGGGTGCAGGCGTACGTCAAGGGCAAGCGGCTACCCAAGCAGGGCAACGGCGCCCACGCAAACGCCTCCTCCGCCCCCGCCGTGCACGCCAACGGCAAGCGCCACGAGAACGGCGTCAAACACGGCACGGCCAACGGCACGAGCAACGGCTCGGCTCACCACGAAAACGGCAGCGCTCCCATGGGCAAGATGAAGAAGGCCTAG
- the zfyve9b gene encoding zinc finger FYVE domain-containing protein 9: MLKLFSARDDDNESLLGGIAEDEGDNPTFGDTKLPWLSRPYLLVLKDAGDMSKSGQIRPEVPSSKSSSDEAVTPCEEKPAETLHVEEGGCTVTTWGEGQGEEPLVLSLAEEERKLKTSKEDSVIEEKEMEESEDLQSSFKDAASNGGEEGKASASTPVVPDNESGPVGILTKDRANALGEVAPVWIPDAEALVCMKCDVRFTFTKRRHHCRACGKVFCALCSGLKFRLTHLDGKEGRVCVSCHSSLIKSTSPRGKRRVWFADKLLIDKQSESAPATPVRGHAFSPSVSRAARCGMAKGPAGSPQLRRASRPHGGANEACAPRNWGMSTLVNGSSNLIPLEGLPPILTSTGVKGDYTVEERPSETLLIQELESGRSNPLVFVLNANLLAMVKMVNYVNRKCWCVTTKGMHAVGQVEVVVLLQCLPEEKSFPRDIFSHFVQLYRDSLSGKVIKHLSLSLFGGRYLGSDEHAGLLFVRPTRQSLQGLPLPSQPYLFGLLLHRAEVVWAKTFPLRLMLRLGAEYRFYPCPLYSVRFRKPLFGDIGHTVMRLLVDFRNFRYSLPMVPDLTVDLEAQKTCIKIPTAGYNELMKAMNKCNEHVLAMGACFNEEADSHLICVQRDDGQYQTQAISIHNQPRKVTGSCFFIFSSALKATAGYFAKSSIVEDGLMVQITPETMAELRRSLREMKDYAVTCGRVDRADSQELVCVQWVEAKCALNKGIISPIDGQSMESISSTKMFQKSEYKENGKIIHWTEVFYLQRAEPPKGIAANIPEHNRLTERIARAFCLALCPYLKLLKEDGMAKLGLRVTFDPQQVGFVAGSNGHPLPPQYLNALDSTLIPVIHSRGRKRGDEPIVMELIFYILEFIT, encoded by the exons ATGTTGAAGTTGTTCTCCGCGCGGGACGACGACAACGAAAGCCTCCTGGGGGGCATCGCGGAAG ATGAAGGAGACAACCCAACCTTCGGTGACACCAAGCTTCCCTGGCTAAGCAGACCTTATCTCCTGGTGCTCAAAGATGCCGGAGATATGTCCAAATCAGGGCAGATCAGACCAGAAGTCCCTTCTTCCAAGTCCTCCTCGGATGAAGCGGTCACGCCGTGCGAAGAAAAACCCGCCGAGACGCTCCACGTGGAGGAAGGCGGCTGCACGGTGACCACATGGGGCGAAGGCCAGGGGGAGGAGCCTCTGGTTCTGAGTCTGGCCGAGGAGGAGAGGAAGCTCAAGACCTCCAAGGAGGACTCTGTGATCGAGGAGAAGGAAATGGAGGAATCCGAAGACCTCCAGAGTAGTTTCAAAGATGCTGCGTCCAACGGAGGAGAAGAAGGAAAAGCCTCCGCATCCACCCCGGTCGTCCCCGACAACGAGTCCGGGCCGGTCGGCATCCTGACCAAAGACCGAGCCAACGCCTTGGGGGAGGTCGCTCCGGTCTGGATCCCGGACGCCGAGGCCCTCGTGTGCATGAAGTGCGACGTCAGGTTCACGTTTACCAAACGGAGGCACCACTGCCGCGCTTGTGGCAAG GTGTTTTGTGCACTTTGCTCCGGCCTGAAGTTCAGACTTACACATCTGGACGGCAAGGAGGGGCGGGTTTGTGTTTCCTGTCATTCAAGCCTCATTAAAA GCACGTCACCGAGGGGGAAAAGGAGGGTGTGGTTCGCGGACAAGCTCCTCATCGACAAGCAGTCCGAGTCGGCCCCCGCCACGCCGGTCAGAGGGCACGCGTTCTCGCCGTCTGTGAGCAGAGCGGCGCGATGCGGGATGGCCAAAGGTCCGGCAGGGTCGCCGCAGCTCAGGAGAGCTTCCAGGCCACACGGGGGCGCTAAT GAGGCGTGTGCTCCTCGAAACTGGGGAATGTCCACTCTAGTGAACGGCTCGTCTAACCTCATCCCGCTGGAAGGCCTGCCGCCCATCCTCACCTCCACAGGAGTCAAAGGAG ATTACACCGTTGAGGAGCGGCCCTCCGAGACGTTGCTCATCCAAGAGCTGGAGAGCGGCCGCTCCAACCCTCTGGTGTTTGTCCTCAATGCCAACCTGCTCGCCATGGTCAAAATGGTCAACT ATGTTAACAGGAAGTGTTGGTGCGTGACCACCAAGGGGATGCACGCCGTGGGACAGGTGGAGGTGGTGGTGCTCCTGCAGTGCCTGCCCGAGGAGAAGAGCTTCCCCAGGGACATCTTCAGCCATTTTGTCCAGCTGTACAGGGACAGCCTCTCGG GGAAGGTGATCAAACATCTGTCTCTGTCGCTATTCGGCGGCCGCTACCTGGGCAGCGACGAGCACGCGGGCCTCTTGTTTGTCCGTCCCACCCGTCAGTCCCTTCAGGGTCTGCCCCTGCCCAGCCAGCCGTACCTCTTCGGCCTGCTGCTCCACCGGGCCGAGGTGGTCTGGGCCAAGACCTTCCCCCTGCGTCTCATGCTGCGCCTGGGGGCAGAGTACCGAT tttacCCTTGTCCTCTGTACAGCGTACGCTTTAGGAAGCCTTTGTTTGGGGACATCGGCCACACAGTCATGAGGCTTTTAGTG GACTTTAGGAATTTCCGTTATAGTCTCCCAATGGTGCCGGACCTCACGGTGGACCTGGAGGCTCAGAAGACCTGCATAAAGATACCAACTGCCGGCTACAACGAG CTGATGAAGGCCATGAACAAGTGCAACGAGCACGTCTTAGCCATGGGGGCATGCTTCAACGAGGAGGCCGACTCGCACCTCATCTGCGTGCAAAGGGACGACGGCCAGTACCAGACGCAAGCCATCAGCATCCACAACCAGCCACGGAAAG TGACTGGATCATGTTTTTTCATATTCAGCAGCGCACTGAAAGCAACTGCAGGCTACTTTGCCAAGTCCAGCATCGTAGAAG ATGGGCTCATGGTGCAAATTACCCCGGAGACGATGGCGGAGCTGCGTAGGTCGTTGCGGGAAATGAAGGACTACGCCGTCACCTGCGGCCGCGTGGACCGAGCGGACAGCCAGGAGCTCGTTTGTGTGCAGTGGGTGGAGGCCAAGTGCGCCCTCAATAAAGG GATTATAAGCCCCATTGATGGTCAATCCATGGAGTCCATCAGCAGTACAAAGATGTTCCAGAAATCCGAATACAAAGAAAACGGGAAGATTATCCACTGGACAGAA GTGTTCTACCTGCAGAGGGCCGAACCCCCTAAAGGAATCGCGGCCAACATCCCGGAACACAACCGGCTGACGGAGAGGATAGCCAGGGCCTTTTGCTTGGCGCTGTGTCCGTACCTGAAACTCCTCAAGGAGGACGGCATGGCCAAGTTGGGGCTGCGTGTGACCTTTGACCCCCAGCAG GTGGGCTTCGTAGCAGGCAGCAACGGGCACCCCCTCCCTCCTCAGTACCTGAACGCCTTGGACAGCACGCTCATCCCCGTCATCCACAGCAGGGGGCGCAAGAGAGGCGACGAGCCCATCGTGATGGAGCTCATCTTTTACATCCTGGAGTTCATTACATAG
- the btf3l4 gene encoding transcription factor BTF3 homolog 4, with translation MNQEKLAKLQAQVRIGGKGSARRKKKVVHRTATADDKKVQSSLKKLAVNNIAGIEEVNMIKDDGTVIHFNNPKVQASLSANTFAVTGHAETKQLTEMLPGILSQLGADSLSSLRKLAEQFPRQALDSKSLKVEDIEEEEEDDDVPDLVENFDEASKNEAN, from the exons ATGAATCAGGAAAAATTGGCCAAACTTCAGGCCCAAGTGCGGATAGGAGGAAAG GGTTCAGCACGCAGGAAGAAGAAGGTAGTTCACAGAACCGCCACAGCAGATGACAAAAAGGTTCAGAGTTCCCTAAAGAAATTAGCTGTCAACAATATAGCAGGGATTGAGGAG GTCAACATGATCAAGGACGACGGGACGGTGATCCACTTCAACAACCCTAAAGTACAGGCCTCGCTGTCGGCCAACACGTTTGCCGTCACGGGCCACGCTGAGACCAAGCAGCTCACCGAGATGCTGCCGGGCATCCTCAGCCAGCTGGGGGCCGACAGCCTGAGCAGCCTACGAAAGCTGGCTGAGCAGTTCCCTCGCCAAG CACTTGACAGCAAATCTCTAAAAGTAGAAGATatcgaggaagaggaggaggatgatgatgttccag ATTTGGTGGAGAACTTTGACGAAGCGTCCAAGAATGAAGCCAACTGA
- the ptgfr gene encoding prostaglandin F2-alpha receptor isoform X1 — protein sequence MLKLTAEKLHEGSDFMPTMSTSESADLTSWKEATPTNITCVKKNLSVTTSVISMTVGILSNSLAFFILLKSSKRRPLKSRAPFSVFAASLVVTDLLGHLVNGSVVLYVYSLRKDWEMFDPHGRVCNLFGATLVFFGLSPLFLGSAMAIERCIGVTKPFYHSTGLAFRHMNKLLSVIWLLAALVAALPVVLMKSYKVQRSRSWCFYNLDRPGDRLDVFLPSLFALLGLLALLCSIVCNAVTSCSLLLSTMHRKHHSGGTAYHVEMICQLMAIMLVSCVCWGPLLTRIILLTSKDDYDPASDKLLFLVQVPGTSALAAQLLAKLQSLQVGPTRMPPRRFTRTKHSHQSVRRRQDRSVSRDAIHVEERLKKKWEYIVNIGGILSRRYQLACDVNGVTCANSCMLQFVFGVIPHGFTIK from the exons ATGTTGAAGCTGACTGCTGAGAAGCTTCATGAAGGCTCAG ATTTCATGCCCACTATGTCGACCAGTGAGAGTGCTGATCTGACTAGCTGGAAAGAGGCCACGCCCACAAACATCACCTGCGTCAAGAAGAATCTATCAGTAACCACCTCGGTCATCTCCATGACCGTCGGCATCCTGTCCAACAGCCTGGCCTTCTTCATTCTGCTCAAATCCTCCAAACGAAGGCCGCTGAAATCCAGGGCGCCCTTCTCGGTGTTCGCCGCCAGCCTGGTGGTCACGGACCTGCTGGGCCACCTGGTCAACGGCTCCGTTGTGCTTTACGTCTACAGCTTGCGCAAGGATTGGGAGATGTTCGATCCCCACGGCAGGGTGTGCAACCTCTTCGGCGCGACCTTGGTCTTCTTCGGTCTGAGCCCGCTGTTTCTGGGGAGCGCCATGGCCATAGAGCGCTGCATCGGGGTCACCAAGCCCTTTTATCACTCTACCGGGTTAGCCTTCCGCCACATGAATAAGCTGCTGTCTGTCATCTGGTTGCTGGCCGCCCTGGTGGCCGCGCTGCCGGTGGTGCTGATGAAGTCCTACAAGGTGCAGAGGTCCAGGAGCTGGTGCTTTTACAATTTGGACCGGCCCGGCGACCGGCTGGATGTGTTCCTGCCTTCGCTCTTTGCTCTGCTGGGCTTGCTGGCTCTGCTGTGCTCCATCGTTTGCAACGCCGTGACCAGCTGCTCCCTGCTGTTGTCCACAATGCACCGCAAGCATCACAGCGGAGGAACGGCTTACCACGTTGAGATGATCTGCCAGCTGATGGCCATCATGCTGGTTTCGTGTGTTTGCTGGGGGCCTTTATTG ACCCGCATCATCCTTCTCACCTCCAAAGACGATTATGATCCAGCATCCGACAAACTGCTTTTTCTG GTCCAAGTCCCGGGAACCAGTGCACTGGCAGCACAGCTTCTTGCAAAGCTCCAGTCACTCCAAGTTGGGCCCACCCGCATGCCTCCTCGACGGTTTACTCGTACAAAACACTCACATCAGTCTGTCCGACGACGCCAAGACCGAAGTGTTTCACGTGACGCTATCCATGTGGAAGAaaggctgaaaaaaaagtgggaataTATAGTGAACATTGGTGGAATATTGTCAAGGCGATACCAGTTAGCATGTGATGTAAATGGAGTAACTTGTGCTAACTCATGTATGTTACAGTTTGTATTTGGTGTAATTCCTCATGGCTTCACTATTAAATAA
- the ptgfr gene encoding prostaglandin F2-alpha receptor isoform X2 — MLKLTAEKLHEGSDFMPTMSTSESADLTSWKEATPTNITCVKKNLSVTTSVISMTVGILSNSLAFFILLKSSKRRPLKSRAPFSVFAASLVVTDLLGHLVNGSVVLYVYSLRKDWEMFDPHGRVCNLFGATLVFFGLSPLFLGSAMAIERCIGVTKPFYHSTGLAFRHMNKLLSVIWLLAALVAALPVVLMKSYKVQRSRSWCFYNLDRPGDRLDVFLPSLFALLGLLALLCSIVCNAVTSCSLLLSTMHRKHHSGGTAYHVEMICQLMAIMLVSCVCWGPLLTRIILLTSKDDYDPASDKLLFLVRIATWNQILDPWVYILLRKAVLKKFYLMLQRCCRSKSREPVHWQHSFLQSSSHSKLGPPACLLDGLLVQNTHISLSDDAKTEVFHVTLSMWKKG; from the exons ATGTTGAAGCTGACTGCTGAGAAGCTTCATGAAGGCTCAG ATTTCATGCCCACTATGTCGACCAGTGAGAGTGCTGATCTGACTAGCTGGAAAGAGGCCACGCCCACAAACATCACCTGCGTCAAGAAGAATCTATCAGTAACCACCTCGGTCATCTCCATGACCGTCGGCATCCTGTCCAACAGCCTGGCCTTCTTCATTCTGCTCAAATCCTCCAAACGAAGGCCGCTGAAATCCAGGGCGCCCTTCTCGGTGTTCGCCGCCAGCCTGGTGGTCACGGACCTGCTGGGCCACCTGGTCAACGGCTCCGTTGTGCTTTACGTCTACAGCTTGCGCAAGGATTGGGAGATGTTCGATCCCCACGGCAGGGTGTGCAACCTCTTCGGCGCGACCTTGGTCTTCTTCGGTCTGAGCCCGCTGTTTCTGGGGAGCGCCATGGCCATAGAGCGCTGCATCGGGGTCACCAAGCCCTTTTATCACTCTACCGGGTTAGCCTTCCGCCACATGAATAAGCTGCTGTCTGTCATCTGGTTGCTGGCCGCCCTGGTGGCCGCGCTGCCGGTGGTGCTGATGAAGTCCTACAAGGTGCAGAGGTCCAGGAGCTGGTGCTTTTACAATTTGGACCGGCCCGGCGACCGGCTGGATGTGTTCCTGCCTTCGCTCTTTGCTCTGCTGGGCTTGCTGGCTCTGCTGTGCTCCATCGTTTGCAACGCCGTGACCAGCTGCTCCCTGCTGTTGTCCACAATGCACCGCAAGCATCACAGCGGAGGAACGGCTTACCACGTTGAGATGATCTGCCAGCTGATGGCCATCATGCTGGTTTCGTGTGTTTGCTGGGGGCCTTTATTG ACCCGCATCATCCTTCTCACCTCCAAAGACGATTATGATCCAGCATCCGACAAACTGCTTTTTCTGGTGCGTATAGCCACGTGGAACCAGATCCTGGACCCGTGGGTCTACATCCTGCTGAGGAAGGCCGTGCTGAAGAAATTCTACCTCATGTTACAACGCTGCTGCAGGTCCAAGTCCCGGGAACCAGTGCACTGGCAGCACAGCTTCTTGCAAAGCTCCAGTCACTCCAAGTTGGGCCCACCCGCATGCCTCCTCGACGGTTTACTCGTACAAAACACTCACATCAGTCTGTCCGACGACGCCAAGACCGAAGTGTTTCACGTGACGCTATCCATGTGGAAGAaaggctga
- the LOC144063019 gene encoding alpha-N-acetylgalactosaminide alpha-2,6-sialyltransferase 5-like isoform X1 gives MRIRLCQGVSSIIVVTMVTGLMVVYNRRSGGGRSSSASSSSRHKEGPASAMRKRPKMALVSTLGGYTGVSDRKTLRMHCRTCALVTSSGQLVGGARGQEIDRSECVIRMNDAPSVGYERDVGRRTSLRVVAHSSLQRVLRRQRELLNASQGAVFVFWGPSSCMKRDGRGHVYNHLKMLNQQLPSLKVYIISRLKMMAFDELFKNETGIDRKSSNSWLSTGWFTMAMALELCDRINVYGMVPPDHCRTPSNPSVPYHYYEPSGPAECAMYLTHERSRRGSHHRFITEKMAFANWARNLDIHFYQPDWKPIAAEK, from the exons ATGAGGATACGCTTG TGCCAAGGGGTTAGTAGCATCATTGTCGTCACCATGGTTACCGGTTTGATGGTGGTGTACAACAGGAGATCCGGTGGTGGCAGGTcatcctcagcatcttcatcctCCCGACACAAAGAAGGTCCTGCGTCTGCCATGAGAAAGAGACCAAAGATGGCTTTGGTATCAACACTAGGGGGCTACACAGGTGTCTCGGACCGCAAG ACTCTAAGGATGCACTGCAGGACGTGCGCCCTCGTCACCAGCTCGGGCCAGCTCGTCGGCGGCGCGAGGGGCCAAGAAATCGACCGGTCCGAGTGCGTCATCCGTATGAACGACGCCCCCAGCGTGGGCTACGAGCGGGACGTGGGCCGGCGCACCAGTCTACGCGTGGTGGCGCATTCCAGCCTGCAGCGGGTGCTCCGCAGGCAACGGGAGCTGCTCAACGCCAGCCAGGGCGCGGTGTTCGTCTTCTGGGGGCCGAGCAGCTGCATGAAACGGGACGGCAGGGGCCACGTGTACAACCATCTGAAGATGTTGAACCAGCAGCTGCCCAGCCTCAAAGTTTATATCATTTCTCGACTTAAAATGATGGCCTTTGACgaacttttcaaaaatgaaaccgGCATTGACAG GAAAAGTTCAAACTCCTGGCTGAGTACTGGCTGGTTCACGATGGCCATGGCCCTGGAGCTATGCGACCGGATCAACGTGTATGGGATGGTGCCACCTGACCACTGCAG AACCCCCTCCAATCCGTCAGTGCCATATCACTACTACGAGCCGTCCGGCCCGGCCGAGTGCGCCATGTACCTGACCCATGAAAGAAGCCGGCGAGGGAGTCACCACCGCTTCATCACAGAGAAGATGGCCTTCGCCAACTGGGCTCGGAACCTCGACATCCATTTTTACCAGCCAGACTGGAAGCCCATAGCGGCCGAGAAGTGA
- the LOC144063019 gene encoding alpha-N-acetylgalactosaminide alpha-2,6-sialyltransferase 5-like isoform X2 gives MCQGVSSIIVVTMVTGLMVVYNRRSGGGRSSSASSSSRHKEGPASAMRKRPKMALVSTLGGYTGVSDRKTLRMHCRTCALVTSSGQLVGGARGQEIDRSECVIRMNDAPSVGYERDVGRRTSLRVVAHSSLQRVLRRQRELLNASQGAVFVFWGPSSCMKRDGRGHVYNHLKMLNQQLPSLKVYIISRLKMMAFDELFKNETGIDRKSSNSWLSTGWFTMAMALELCDRINVYGMVPPDHCRTPSNPSVPYHYYEPSGPAECAMYLTHERSRRGSHHRFITEKMAFANWARNLDIHFYQPDWKPIAAEK, from the exons TGCCAAGGGGTTAGTAGCATCATTGTCGTCACCATGGTTACCGGTTTGATGGTGGTGTACAACAGGAGATCCGGTGGTGGCAGGTcatcctcagcatcttcatcctCCCGACACAAAGAAGGTCCTGCGTCTGCCATGAGAAAGAGACCAAAGATGGCTTTGGTATCAACACTAGGGGGCTACACAGGTGTCTCGGACCGCAAG ACTCTAAGGATGCACTGCAGGACGTGCGCCCTCGTCACCAGCTCGGGCCAGCTCGTCGGCGGCGCGAGGGGCCAAGAAATCGACCGGTCCGAGTGCGTCATCCGTATGAACGACGCCCCCAGCGTGGGCTACGAGCGGGACGTGGGCCGGCGCACCAGTCTACGCGTGGTGGCGCATTCCAGCCTGCAGCGGGTGCTCCGCAGGCAACGGGAGCTGCTCAACGCCAGCCAGGGCGCGGTGTTCGTCTTCTGGGGGCCGAGCAGCTGCATGAAACGGGACGGCAGGGGCCACGTGTACAACCATCTGAAGATGTTGAACCAGCAGCTGCCCAGCCTCAAAGTTTATATCATTTCTCGACTTAAAATGATGGCCTTTGACgaacttttcaaaaatgaaaccgGCATTGACAG GAAAAGTTCAAACTCCTGGCTGAGTACTGGCTGGTTCACGATGGCCATGGCCCTGGAGCTATGCGACCGGATCAACGTGTATGGGATGGTGCCACCTGACCACTGCAG AACCCCCTCCAATCCGTCAGTGCCATATCACTACTACGAGCCGTCCGGCCCGGCCGAGTGCGCCATGTACCTGACCCATGAAAGAAGCCGGCGAGGGAGTCACCACCGCTTCATCACAGAGAAGATGGCCTTCGCCAACTGGGCTCGGAACCTCGACATCCATTTTTACCAGCCAGACTGGAAGCCCATAGCGGCCGAGAAGTGA